From a single Rutidosis leptorrhynchoides isolate AG116_Rl617_1_P2 chromosome 5, CSIRO_AGI_Rlap_v1, whole genome shotgun sequence genomic region:
- the LOC139846615 gene encoding protein POLLEN DEFECTIVE IN GUIDANCE 1-like, which yields MSDLRSGGRKLSFDVLTTTDSFFDDDDDDDRPSLLRSDSVQTEPLVNTKPRRKRKHKKKRKIKPNNDEEKLRDFVNHNINLNTSGNPNPSSSSTDSNFKSDRLIINSNSNNCCGIAAMMTETAVVYEEVYVPPEEKRVYPVSSSVRETHELRQRSSSVCSSLGEDQGMMMFRIDENVKEVDDTSCSSKSRNGSFSGKEFDTELMMKQTAEMNVNGHHVGSRMLDKEQSLDWKRLIADKDPNHNFLLETSPVKYLMEEMHGGNSLRTTTTLANEKDRERVYDTIFRMPWRCELLIIVGFFVCLDSFLSLLTIMPIRLVTSSWKLLKTRQLKMLSAAELCDLGCFLMLASGVILLQQTDISLIYHMIRGQGTIKLYVVYNVLEIFDKLCQNFGGDVLQTLFNTADGLANSSPEKMRHWLWRFISDEILAVTSSIIHSFILLAQAITLSTCIVAHNNALFALLVSNNFSEIKSNVFKRFSKDNIQSLVYFDSVERFHIASFLIFVLAQNILEAEGPWFENFVYNALVVYICELMIDIIKHSFVAKFNEIKPIVYSEFLEDLCKQTQNIEPENPKKTLTFVPVAPACVVIRVLSPVYAAHLPCGPILWRLVWIFMLSVMSFVMLTTLKVMIGMGLHKHATWYIKRCQRRKLHSD from the exons ATGTCGGACCTGAGATCCGGTGGCCGTAAACTCTCCTTCGACGTTTTAACCACCACCGATTCCTTTTTCGACGACGACGACGATGATGATCGGCCTTCCCTACTCAGATCCGATTCCGTTCAAACCGAACCTCTCGTCAACACAAAACCTAGAAGGAAACGAAAACACAAAAAGAAGAGAAAAATTAAACCTAACAATGATGAAGAAAAGCTTCGTGATTTCGTTAATCACAATATCAATTTAAATACTTCGGGTAACCCTAACCCTAGCTCTAGTAGTACTGATTCTAATTTTAAATCTGATagattaattattaatagtaatagtaataattgttGTGGTATTGCGGCGATGATGACGGAGACGGCGGTGGTGTATGAGGAAGTGTATGTGCCGCCTGAGGAGAAACGAGTTTATCCGGTGAGTAGTTCGGTTAGGGAAACACACGAGTTGAGGCAAAGGAGTAGTAGTGTGTGTAGTAGTTTAGGCGAGGATCAGGGGATGATGATGTTTCGGATTGATGAGAATGTGAAGGAGGTTGATGATACCAGCTGTAGTAGTAAAAGTAGGAATGGGAGTTTTTCTGGAAAGGAATTCGATACGGAATTAATGATGAAACAGACGGCTGAGATGAATGTGAATGGACATCATGTTGGTAGTAGGATGCTTGATAAGGAGCAGTCACTTGATTGGAAACGTTTGATCGCTGATAAAGATCCAAATC ACAACTTTCTGTTGGAAACGTCTCCAGTTAAATACTTGATGGAAGAAATGCATGGTGGAAATTCGTTAAGGACAACAACAACCCTTGCCAATGAGAAAGACCGTGAGAGAGTATATGATACTATATTCCGCATGCCATGGCGTTGTGAATTG CTCATAATTGTCGGCTTCTTTGTCTGCTTGGATTCTTTCTTGTCTCTGTTAACCATCATGCCAATTAGACTTGTCACATCCTCTTGGAAGCTTCTTAAAACAAG ACAGTTGAAGATGCTTTCAGCAGCAGAGCTGTGTGACCTGGGTTGTTTTCTTATGCTGGCTTCTGGAGTAATTCTATTACAACAAACAG ATATCAGCTTGATTTATCACATGATTCGTGGCCAGGGAACTATTAAACTCTACGTGGTTTATAATGTACTGGAG ATATTCGATAAATTATGCCAAAATTTCGGTGGAGATGTGTTGCAAACACTATTCAATACGGCTGATGGTTTAGCAAATTCTTCACCAGAAAAAATGAGACATTGGCTATGGAGGTTCATCTCCGATGAAATTTTGGCTGTGACTTCGTCAA TTATTCATTCATTCATTTTATTAGCTCAGGCCATCACTCTCTCGACGTGTATAGTTGCCCACAACAATGCATTGTTTGCTTTGCTCGTCTCAAACAATTTTTCAGAGATAAAAAGCAACGTTTTCAAACGTTTTAGCAAGGATAACATACAAAGTCTGGTATATTTTG ATTCTGTAGAGAGGTTCCATATTGCTTCCTTTCTCATTTTTGTCTTGGCTCAGAATATCTTGGAAGCTGAAGGTCCGTGGTTTGAGAATTTTGtttat AATGCTCTTGTGGTTTATATATGTGAATTGATGATTGATATCATCAAACATTCTTTTGTTGCTAAATTTAATGAAATAAAGCCGATTGTATATTCTGAGTTTCTTGAAGACCTTTGCAAGCAG ACTCAAAACATAGAGCCAGAGAATCCGAAGAAAACACTAACTTTTGTTCCTGTGGCACCAGCTTGTGTG GTTATTCGAGTGTTGAGTCCAGTTTACGCTGCACATCTTCCCTGCGGACCTATTTTATGGAGACTTGTGTGGATATTTATGTTGTCGGTTATGAGCTTTGTGATGCTCACAACTTTGAAAGTCATGATAGGTATGGGACTTCATAAACATGCTACTTGGTATATTAAAAGGTGTCAAAGGAGAAAACTGCACTCAGATTAG